The Pyrenophora tritici-repentis strain M4 chromosome 10, whole genome shotgun sequence genome contains a region encoding:
- a CDS encoding protein containing SET domain protein — translation MARGDSILTPISLDDDDEPQPETFRLPTVRRQERPRIDQDGIEVQERQTEWEQAAAQKERRRQMVLLALNRASTHASSSRNTGTPRGRGRERSPSPKATYVIELTDEDEPEVPQQPAVVEDVQSELPEVKILPGDPGIPSNLDPPESSTQAVSANIGLPLPGIQTTAPLPAPRQPTPSASETPAQKPEAAKIAQASPVRTEVVAATHMMPRDETSSAASVRDSESTLPVVPPPILHMPSEPIQTIETAQKIAPGQPDENAPPAAVTEPGKPTLNNVAFDSLSPIGGSPDNNRERATPSRVNTSPERGGALVVNNIDAEASEPTNACDSQAAGSELTPTKRKVIKSVKRTSSAQRSNMGVTSSRLPDSSPNENLTNDPFLAHVHDDHAQAPLRQRSPSQSRDPLVCCSSNNITNVEFSLIEREESRGSAPEQPPEILQEELRSDGVNHTSHPPSDTSTKRSNEPPVDVPPDNLLPDNTKSADDGVTDDQTDGQTKLAVANFAEDELEATRSAIDACLKRHIGGRHETHAYLTWSRMMRQRTYQEQELRARSRKQKRLVHSSLPERYEQQLSPFADMRTIQLPFKGINTKRLPDMSQEIYVKAKPKDIVIKSVLAAPTTKYRSDAVTIPPFKEYVSLENNILADNESKLLATPYFQDEDYTCRETLLSTLPYIYELTHDENGPLDLRKEQCRFYKDTIEAFLNEMGVSWNEILYWLLAPEQAIVRINNTLPASASFRASLSERSGYHIEEFERDGQPKKAILFNRSDRKWRKFLLQLGEPTAKALRIAAIACATVRQECDFSIWYLAQRSEVMQQYINKKTAKEQTAETFTYRHAMCRVCYQHNCLLHGELREVPEDSWKTDSDEERLTPVTDEASRRSSVDKSSRRRSQLHEDDVVEDEQEDDGAPLPAHFHDDSDIEKVINYKLPVNPDAFTVCPESEMIACKGAKPPLGKFNSNWWLQQEITSHWEKRKPFFPCNHDGSCESAKCRCYREGINCEKTCKCSQLCNKRFPGCTCSRGPVKRACVSSACLCIKFNRECDADLCGSCGATEVLDPVNRYDEDLAKKSCGNVAIQRGVPRKTLLGHSEVHGFGLYMGEDIKSGEYIGEYTGEAISVNEGDRRVTIYDYQKTMYLFRLNSKQEVDATYMGNKLRFINNADDKYTNCFPKNMLCNTVFRIALFAITDIKAGTELYFNYNYPKEKTAQFKQPGGKAYNVKQTKSKTKKRESLASLSQSIEDRSRTLAATAKARAAKAAKQAAKRRGEESTEPTSRLRSGPLQARKAATGKPGRKKVTKPRGKGKNNIDSDADMGSEADGEDNALFDLQNSQATREIHDTDVEDEEFVLQTSQEDVNLTTSDAEDAEDTATEDVEDTLPGRRSGRTRNRVSNITPVVAVKKKKGKARPAAGKKKRKRPIVANSDDEE, via the exons ATGGCACGCGGGGACTCAATTCTCACGCCAATAAGCCtagatgacgacgatgagcCTCAACCCGAAACTTTCCGTCTACCCACTGTTAGGCGGCAGGAGCGCCCAAGAATTGATCAGGATGGTATTGAAGTTCAAGAGCGTCAGACAGAATGGGAACAGGCTGCTGCGCAGAAAGAAAGAAGACGACAAATGGTCCTGCTCGCGCTGAACCGGGCGTCGACGCATGCCTCCAGTAGTCGAAACACTGGAACTCCTAGAGGAAGAGGACGGGAGAGGTCGCCGTCTCCGAAAGCTACCTATGTCATTGAGCTGACAGATGAGGACGAACCGGAGGTGCCACAACAGCCTGCAGTCGTTGAAGATGTCCAGTCCGAACTGCCTGAGGTAAAGATTCTGCCAGGAGACCCCGGAATTCCCTCCAACCTGGATCCTCCGGAGAGCTCGACACAGGCTGTATCTGCCAACATCGGGTTACCTCTACCTGGTATTCAGACCACTGCGCCGCTTCCCGCTCCACGACAGCCAACCCCGAGCGCATCGGAAACACCCGCACAGAAACCAGAGGCTGCCAAAATCGCTCAAGCATCACCAGTGAGAACAGAAGTGGTTGCCGCGACGCATATGATGCCGCGCGACGAAACATCCTCTGCTGCATCTGTCCGCGACTCGGAATCGACCCTACCAGTTGTGCCGCCCCCCATCCTACATATGCCTAGTGAGCCTATCCAGACGATAGAAACCGCACAAAAGATTGCGCCTGGTCAACCCGATGAAAACGCACCTCCTGCTGCGGTTACTGAGCCCGGTAAGCCAACTTTGAACAATGTTGCATTTGACTCCCTGTCACCAATCGGCGGTTCTCCCGACAACAACCGCGAACGGGCCACACCCAGTCGCGTAAACACAAGTCCTGAGCGCGGTGGCGCCCTCGTAGTGAACAACATCGACGCGGAAGCTTCTGAGCCTACGAATGCTTGTGATTCGCAGGCTGCGGGATCTGAATTAACCCCAACCAAAAGGAAGGTAATCAAGTCGGTGAAGCGGACGTCGTCGGCGCAGCGAAGTAATATGGGAGTGACAAGCTCACGTCTTCCAGACAGTTCGCCAAATGAAAATTTAACCAATGACCCCTTTTTGGCGCATGTGCACGATGACCATGCTCAGGCGCCTCTGCGACAACGGAGCCCCAGCCAAAGTAGAGACCCGTTGGTGTGCtgcagcagcaacaacatTACCAATGTCGAATTTAGTCTGATAGAAAGAGAGGAAAGCCGCGGTTCCGCGCCGGAACAGCCGCCAGAGATTCTCCAAGAAGAGCTTAGATCAGATGGTGTCAACCACACCAGCCATCCTCCGTCAGACACGTCTACTAAGCGTTCAAACGAGCCACCTGTCGATGTGCCCCCCGACAATTTGCTGCCTGACAACACAAAATCTGCTGATGATGGTGTGACCGATGATCAAACCGACGGCCAGACCAAGTTAGCAGTCGCAAACTTTGCAGAAGACGAATTAGAAGCTACGCGTTCAGCGATAGACGCATGTCTAAAGCGTCACATCGGGGGACGACACGAAACGCATGCGTATTTGACGTGGTCTCGGATGATGCGCCAAAGGACCTATCAAGAGCAAGAATTACGTGCACGAAGCCGTAAGCAGAAGCGTCTGGTTCACTCGAGTTTGCCCGAAAGATATGAACAACAACTTTCACCCTTCGCAGACATGCGCACGATACAGCTCCCATTCAAAGGCATCAACACCAAACGTCTTCCCGATATGagccaagagatctacgtCAAGGCCAAACCCAAGGATATCGTAATCAAGAGCGTCCTGGCCGCACCGACGACGAAATACAGGTCTGACGCGGTCACGATTCCCCCTTTCAAGGAGTATGTCAGCTTGGAGAACAACATCTTAGCCGACAATGAGTCAAAATTGCTTGCAACACCTTATTTCCAAGATGAAGACTATACCTGTCGAGAGACATTGTTGAGCACGCTGCCTTATATATACGAACTGACGCATGATGAGAATGGGCCTCTTGACCTCAGAAAAGAGCAATGCCGGTTCTATAAAGACACTATTGAGGCATTTTTGAACGAGATGGGTGTATCTTGGAATGAAATTTTGTATTGGTTATTGGCGCCGGAACAAGCCATTGTACGAATCAACAACACCTTGCCAGCAAGCGCATCTTTCAGGGCTAGCTTGTCCGAGAGGTCAGGTTATCATATCGAGGAATTCGAGCGCGATGGGCAGCCGAAGAAGGCGATACTGTTCAATCGAAGCGACAGGAAATGGCGAAAGTTTTTGTTGCAGCTCGGAGAGCCAACGGCCAAAGCTCTAAGGATCGCGGCAATTGCCTGCGCAACCGTCCGCCAAGAATGCGATTTCAGCATCTGGTACCTGGCTCAGCGATCTGAAGTCATGCAGCAGTATATCAACAAAAAGACGGCGAAGGAACAGACTGCCGAGACATTTACATATAGGCACGCTATGTGTAGAGTTTGTTACCA GCATAATTGTCTCCTTCATGGAGAGTTGAGGGAAGTGCCTGAGGACTCGTGGAAGACAGATTCCGATGAGGAGCGCCTCACACCTGTTACCGATGAAGCCAGTCGTCGGAGTTCGGTTGACAAGTCATCACGTCGCCGATCACAGCTACACGAAGACGACGTGGTTGAGGATGAGCAAGAAGATGACGGGGCTCCTTTACCAGCACACTTCCACGATGACTCAGATATCGAGAAGGTGATTAACTACAAGCTACCCGTAAATCCGGACGCGTTCACCGTCTGCCCCGAATCGGAGATGATTGCTTGTAAAGGCGCGAAGCCACCTTTGGGAAAGTTCAATAGCAACTGGTGGTTACAGCAGGAGATCACCTCGCACTGGGAGAAAAGAAAGCCCTTCTTTCCATGCAATCACGATGGCAGTTGTGAGAGTGCAAAATGCCGGTGCTATAGAGAAGGCATCAACTGCGAGAAGACATGCAAGTGCTCTCAGTTATGCAACAAGCGCTTTCCAGGTTGCACTTGCTCAAGAGGTCCTGTGAAACGTGCCTGTGTGTCTAGTGCCTGCCTCTGCATCAAATTCAACCGAGAGTGCGACGCCGATTTGTGCGGATCGTGTGGAGCAACTGAAGTCCTTGACCCCGTCAATCGCTATGACGAGGATCTAGCGAAGAAGAGCTGTGGTAACGTTGCCATTCAACGAGGCGTCCCTCGAAAGACGTTGCTGGGCCACTCGGAAGTCCATGGCTTTGGACTGTACATGGGTGAGGACATCAAGAGCGGCGAGTACATTGGTGAGTACACCGGTGAGGCTATTTCAGTCAATGAAGGTGATCGTCGAGTGACGATATATGACTACCAAAAGACCATGTACTTATTCAGGTTGAACTCAA AACAAGAAGTCGATGCCACATACATGGGAAACAAATTACGCTTCATCAACAACGCTGATGACAAATACACCAACTGTTTTCCCAAAAACATGCTGTGCAACACGGTCTTTCGAATTGCGCTCTTCGCAATAACAGACATAAAAGCAGGCACAGAACTGTATTTCAACTACAACTATCCCAAAGAAAAGACAGCACAGTTCAAACAGCCAGGTGGAAAGGCATACAATGTCAAGCAGACGAAGTCGAAGACCAAAAAGAGAGAGTCGCTTGCCAGCTTAAGTCAGTCTATCGAAGACCGTTCGCGTACCCTAGCAGCTACGGCGAAAGCAAGGGCAGCAAAAGCAGCAAAGCAAGCAGCCAAGAGGCGGGGAGAAGAATCTACAGAGCCTACCAGCAGACTTCGTTCCGGGCCGCTCCAAGCAAGAAAAGCAGCCACTGGCAAGCCTGGTCGGAAGAAGGTGACCAAGCCCAGAGGCAAGGGTAAAAATAACATTGACTCGGATGCCGACATGGGATCAGAAGCAGATGGAGAAGACAACGCCCTCTTTGATTTACAAAACAGTCAAGCGACTAGGGAAATACACGATACGGACGTGGAAGACGAGGAATTCGTTCTGCAGACTTCGCAAGAAGACGTCAACTTGACTACTTCTGATGCTGAAGACGCTGAAGACACGGCCACCGAGGACGTTGAGGATACTCTACCAGGTCGCAGGTCTGGTCGAACGCGTAACAGAGTGTCCAACATAACCCCCGTGGTGGCAGTGAAGAAaaagaagggcaaagctcgACCAGCTGCTGGCAAGAAAAAGAGGAAGCGACCCATTGTTGCTAACAGCGACGACGAGGAATAA
- a CDS encoding ENTH domain containing protein: MASSFEKSVKGGTKIKLAAPKSKYVEHILVATHAGEAGVAEIFRALTNRLRDSTWTIVYKSLIIVHLMIREGEPDVTLKFLAQNPHRKLAINHFTEVQTQGHNIRTYSEYLLRRAIEYGATKVDYVRGGEGRLKRLSVEKGLLREAESVQDQIRALLKCQPFDDEPENEITMTAFRLLTMDLLVLFHVMNEGTINILEHYFELSRPDATRALAVYRTFVKQTEAVVQYLSLARSHEHSTRLEIPKIKHAPTSLAASLEEYLNDKDFEINRRQYMAEKEAKKNGGKTTNGASKPLDPKPAASHNASSQPPAAPAKPSASAPLIDLFESLEDNQQTMATQPMMQQQYPQQTGFQQGFQMPQQTANMGFPQQSQPFPMQNGQNTNPFQMQQQAQAPQLQAQFTGAGFGGYTPQPFNSQGTMPSIPQNGMPDFSQQQQHMQIPTIAEPLQPQQTSTNPFRQSMLPNATGMGDTKMLTSPTGTSSINRTSTNPFAKQNTGFSQQSQSPVNSPSFSISPIQESPFAPMQQQPLQPTPTGTNPFARQPSPQSATSPQGGLTVHATGSTNPFRQSAFVNQQTGQGWQNTSNQGTMGGMSLDQVPTTSVFPRPGQQQQNFLG, translated from the exons ATGGCCAGCTCCTTTGAGAAGAGTGTGAAGGGCGGCACCAAGATCAAG CTCGCAGCGCCCAAGTCAAAGTATGTCGAACATATCCTTGTCGCGACACATGCCGGAGAGGCAGGCGTCGCCGAGATCTTTCGCGCCCTCACCAACCGATTGCGCGATTCGACATGGACTATTGTGTACAAGAGCCTGATCATCGTACACCTCATGATAAGGGAGGGCGAGCCCGACGTTACACTCAAGTTCCTGGCGCAGAACCCGCACAGGAAGTTGGCAATCAACCACTTTACAGAGG TACAAACACAAGGACACAATATCCGCACCTACTCCGAATACCTCCTCCGACGAGCCATCGAATATGGCGCAACAAAGGTCGACTATGTCCGCGGCGGCGAGGGCCGGCTTAAGCGGCTAAGTGTAGAAAAGGGCCTCCTTCGGGAAGCGGAAAGTGTGCAGGACCAGATTAGGGCGTTGCTCAAGTGCCAG CCATTCGACGATGAGCCGGAGAACGAAATTACAATGACGGCTTTCCGCTTGCTGACAATGGATCTCCTGGTGCTCTTCCATGTTATGAACGAAGGCACCATCAACATTCTCG AGCACTACTTCGAGCTATCACGGCCTGATGCGACGCGTGCCCTTGCAGTATATCGCACCTTCGTCAAACAGACTGAAGCCGTCGTCCAATACCTCAGTCTTGCGAGATCACACGAGCATTCTACGAGATTGGAAATCCCCAAGATCAAGCACGCACCAACTAGTCTGGCCGCGTCCTTGGAGGAATATCTGAACGACAAAGACTTCGAGATCAACCGACGGCAATACATGGCCGAGAAGGAGGCAAAGAAGAATGGGGGCAAGACCACCAACGGGGCTAGCAAACCTCTAGATCCGAAGCCCGCAGCCTCCCACAATGCTAGCAGTCAGCCGCCTGCAGCTCCGGCCAAACCCTCAGCGAGTGCGCCGCTGATTGATCTGTTTGAGTCTCTCGAGGACAATCAACAAACCATGGCCACACAGCCGATGATGCAACAACAGTATCCACAGCAGACAGGCTTTCAACAGGGCTTCCAGATGCCGCAACAGACAGCCAACATGGGCTTCCCTCAGCAATCACAGCCCTTCCCAATGCAAAACGGGCAGAACACCAATCCGTTCCAGATGCAGCAACAAGCACAGGCACCACAACTACAAGCACAGTTCACTGGTGCCGGCTTCGGTGGTTACACACCGCAGCCATTCAACTCGCAAGGCACTATGCCGTCAATACCACAAAATGGTATGCCTGACTTTTcacaacagcagcagcacaTGCAGATCCCCACAATCGCCGAGCCTCTGCAGCCGCAGCAGACGTCCACGAACCCGTTCCGACAGTCTATGCTGCCCAATGCGACTGGCATGGGCGACACCAAGATGCTCACCAGCCCTACCGGTACAAGCTCGATCAATCGCACTTCCACGAACCCGTTCGCAAAACAGAACACTGGTTTTTCTCAGCAGTCGCAGTCTCCTGTCAACTCACCGTCATTTTCAATCTCACCCATCCAGGAATCCCCCTTCGCACCAATGCAACAACAGCCATTGCAACCCACACCTACAGGCACAAACCCATTTGCACGTCAACCTTCACCACAGAGTGCAACATCGCCGCAGGGTGGTCTTACTGTGCACGCGACGGGTAGTACCAACCCTTTCCGACAAAGCGCCTTTGTCAATCAGCAAACTGGCCAGGGTTGGCAGAATACAAGCAACCAAGGGACAATGGGAGGCATGAGCCTAGATCAAGTACCTACAACGAGCGTCTTTCCACGGCCTGGACAGCAGCAACAGAACTTCCTAGGATAG
- a CDS encoding CS multi-domain protein → MSTSPPPEERAKADADARAKEQAEQAALPYKWDQTIKDLDITITIDAKYKGKDLDIKISRNALKAGIKGQEPFIHGELPHAIRVDESTWTLTSTGSQKEIAIHLDKVNQMEWWAHVVTTAPKIDTSKIQPENSKLGDLDGETRGMVEKMMFDQRMKEQGKPTSDEQKKAEILEKFKKEHPEMDFSNAKLG, encoded by the exons ATGTCCACCTCACCACCCCCCGAGGAGCGCGCAAAGGCCGACGCCGACGCCCGCGCAAAAGAACAGGCCGAGCAGGCCGCTCTGCCCTACAAGTGGGACCAGACAATCAAGGACCTCGACATCACCATTACCATCGATGCAAAGTACAAGGGCAAAGACTTGGACATCAAGATTAGTCGCAATGCCCTCAAGGCCGGCATCAAGGGCCAGGAGCCTTTTATCCAT GGCGAGCTGCCCCACGCTATCCGTGTCGACGAGTCCACCTGGACACTGACTTCCACCGGCTCCCAGAAGGAAATCGCCATCCACCTCGACAAGGTCAACCAGATGGAGTGGTGGGCCCATGTAGTCACCACGGCGCCCAAGATCGACACCTCCAAGATACAGCCCGAGAACAGCAAGCTAGGCGACCTTGACGGAGAGACACGCGGCATGGTAGAGAAAATGATGTTCGATCAAAGGATGAAGGAACAGGGTAAGCCCACCAGCGACGAGCAGAAGAAGGCAGAAATTCTAGAAAAGTTCAAGAAGGAGCACCCTGAGATGGACTTTTCCAACGCCAAGTTGGGTTGA